A DNA window from Mesotoga sp. BH458_6_3_2_1 contains the following coding sequences:
- the araA gene encoding L-arabinose isomerase codes for MVVFQKGGLITITRDLEVWFITGSQELYGKEVLKKVEENSKKLVDALNDAISSPIKIAWKPVLKDANQIKKVIDEANSSKICVGLIAWMHTFSPAKMWIAGLKSLEKPFLHFHTQFEQKIPWNTIDMDYMNTNQSAHGGREFGFISTRLELKRKVIAGHWSDSKVISKMEDWIRAALGWNEAHTLKVARLGDNMRDVAVTEGNKVDAQIDFGYEVHGFAVGDYIEGYFKQVKRSEAEELVNRYQEEYPIKKSTVSEEVFQASIWEAARIEIALRRFLEEGGFKAFTTTFQDLHGMRQLPGIAVQRLMRDGYGFGGEGDWKSAALVRIMKVMAEGIDVGTSFIEDYIYHFEPGNIKELGSHMLEVCESIADGTPSLEVHPLSIGGKEPPARLVFNAKEGPAVQACIVEFGDRFRMIVNELEVVKQDEDMPKLPVARALWVPKPDLATAATAWILAGGAHHSSMSYTVTVEQLEDLSDMFGIEMVVIDDKTDIKEFKKELRYNELYYKLKKL; via the coding sequence GTGGTTGTATTTCAAAAAGGAGGACTGATTACTATTACTAGAGACCTTGAAGTATGGTTTATAACAGGAAGTCAGGAACTGTATGGAAAGGAGGTTCTGAAAAAGGTTGAAGAGAATTCGAAGAAACTGGTCGATGCACTCAACGATGCGATTTCATCTCCTATAAAGATTGCCTGGAAACCAGTGTTAAAGGATGCAAATCAGATAAAGAAAGTAATTGATGAAGCTAATTCTAGCAAAATCTGCGTAGGTTTGATAGCCTGGATGCACACGTTTTCACCCGCAAAGATGTGGATTGCCGGACTTAAATCACTTGAAAAGCCTTTCCTCCACTTCCATACTCAGTTCGAGCAGAAGATACCCTGGAATACCATCGATATGGACTACATGAACACTAACCAGTCCGCCCACGGAGGAAGGGAGTTTGGATTCATCTCGACAAGGCTTGAACTCAAGCGCAAGGTCATCGCGGGACACTGGAGCGATTCTAAGGTCATATCAAAGATGGAAGACTGGATTAGGGCGGCGCTCGGCTGGAATGAAGCTCATACACTAAAGGTTGCAAGGCTTGGCGACAATATGAGAGATGTCGCGGTCACTGAGGGAAACAAGGTCGATGCTCAGATTGACTTTGGTTATGAAGTTCACGGCTTCGCAGTTGGTGACTACATTGAGGGGTATTTCAAACAAGTTAAGAGAAGCGAAGCTGAGGAGCTCGTGAATAGGTACCAGGAGGAATACCCTATCAAGAAATCAACAGTCTCTGAAGAAGTCTTTCAGGCATCTATATGGGAAGCCGCAAGAATAGAAATCGCACTCCGAAGATTTTTGGAAGAGGGCGGCTTCAAAGCATTCACAACCACTTTTCAGGACCTCCACGGAATGAGACAGCTTCCGGGAATCGCAGTGCAGAGACTCATGAGAGATGGCTACGGATTCGGGGGCGAAGGTGACTGGAAGTCCGCGGCCCTTGTTAGAATCATGAAGGTGATGGCTGAAGGCATCGATGTTGGAACCTCCTTCATCGAAGACTACATTTATCACTTCGAACCGGGAAACATAAAAGAACTTGGATCTCACATGCTAGAAGTCTGTGAATCCATAGCGGACGGTACACCTTCTCTCGAAGTGCATCCCCTTTCGATTGGAGGGAAAGAACCTCCCGCGAGACTGGTGTTCAATGCGAAGGAAGGGCCTGCCGTCCAGGCCTGTATAGTCGAGTTTGGAGACAGGTTCAGGATGATAGTCAATGAACTTGAAGTAGTGAAGCAGGACGAAGATATGCCGAAGCTTCCTGTTGCAAGGGCGTTATGGGTTCCAAAGCCGGATCTGGCAACGGCGGCGACTGCGTGGATACTCGCCGGCGGGGCTCACCATTCAAGTATGAGCTACACTGTTACTGTGGAACAGCTTGAAGATCTTAGTGATATGTTTGGAATTGAGATGGTAGTAATTGACGATAAAACGGATATCAAAGAGTTCAAAAAGGAGCTTAGATATAACGAGCTATACTACAAGCTGAAGAAGCTGTAG
- a CDS encoding FGGY-family carbohydrate kinase has product MYLIGCDIGTQGTKSVMVNEKGEVLVEAQREYDVIKPGSNWAEQWPDVWVKAAFETIKEVSEKSGVPKKEIAALAVSGLYGGSGVPVDSGMKPLHPCLIWMDRRATSQTAWVKENISKDKIFSITGNYVDSYYGFTKIMWLRDNRPDIWKKIYQFVTPKDYMVYQLTGENAIDYSSAGNIGGVFDIRKLTWSKEMCEALGIPIEYLPERIVKSSDVVGRVTAESSKLCGLLEGTPVVSGGIDAPVAQLSAGALEEGEHVAMVGTSTCWGTVHDGKDLPFGLVSFPYVVNDTERIYSFGGSATTGALAKWFKEEFADSEESVGQRTGKSPYQLLDMEVEKIPAGSDGIVVLPYFMGERSPIWDPFAKGVFFGVTLVHTRAHMYKALMEGAAYALRHNMENGIKAGLKLDDECWIVGGVAKSTAWNRIFADITGYKMRQVSSLVEAPFGDAFLAGLGVGLIDRPERIKEWVKFRDPISPNSENQRVYEKQYLIFRELYEKTKEIMWKMH; this is encoded by the coding sequence ATGTACTTAATCGGATGTGATATTGGCACCCAGGGAACAAAGAGTGTGATGGTAAATGAAAAAGGAGAGGTACTAGTAGAAGCTCAAAGAGAGTATGACGTCATTAAGCCCGGTTCAAACTGGGCTGAGCAGTGGCCCGATGTTTGGGTTAAGGCGGCTTTCGAAACCATAAAAGAAGTGTCTGAGAAGTCGGGAGTGCCGAAGAAGGAAATAGCCGCACTGGCCGTAAGCGGACTTTATGGAGGGTCGGGAGTCCCTGTTGACAGTGGAATGAAGCCTCTGCACCCTTGCCTCATCTGGATGGACAGAAGAGCGACGTCGCAGACCGCCTGGGTGAAGGAAAACATATCAAAGGATAAGATCTTTTCGATTACGGGAAACTATGTCGATTCCTATTATGGATTCACAAAAATAATGTGGCTCAGAGACAACAGGCCGGATATCTGGAAAAAGATATATCAATTCGTGACACCGAAGGACTACATGGTTTATCAGCTTACAGGTGAGAACGCAATTGATTACTCCTCGGCAGGAAACATTGGCGGCGTATTCGACATAAGAAAGCTGACCTGGTCGAAGGAGATGTGTGAGGCCCTGGGAATTCCCATTGAATACCTTCCCGAGAGAATCGTCAAGTCGAGCGATGTCGTCGGCAGAGTAACTGCCGAAAGCTCAAAGCTGTGCGGCCTTCTCGAAGGTACTCCGGTAGTCTCAGGGGGGATAGATGCCCCGGTTGCTCAGCTTTCGGCGGGAGCTCTTGAAGAAGGCGAACACGTTGCAATGGTTGGAACTTCTACCTGCTGGGGTACCGTACACGACGGCAAGGATCTGCCATTTGGTTTGGTGAGCTTCCCATACGTGGTGAACGATACTGAAAGAATCTACTCTTTTGGAGGCTCGGCAACTACCGGGGCTCTTGCCAAGTGGTTCAAGGAAGAGTTTGCCGACAGTGAAGAGTCCGTTGGTCAAAGGACAGGCAAATCTCCGTATCAGCTCCTCGACATGGAAGTTGAAAAGATTCCTGCAGGAAGTGACGGAATCGTAGTGCTTCCTTATTTCATGGGTGAAAGGTCGCCCATCTGGGATCCCTTTGCGAAGGGTGTATTCTTTGGAGTTACGCTAGTTCACACAAGAGCCCACATGTACAAGGCACTCATGGAAGGTGCTGCATACGCATTGAGGCACAACATGGAAAACGGAATCAAGGCTGGATTGAAACTTGACGATGAGTGCTGGATAGTTGGCGGAGTGGCCAAATCTACTGCATGGAACAGAATTTTCGCAGATATAACCGGTTACAAAATGAGACAGGTATCCAGTCTAGTTGAAGCGCCCTTTGGCGATGCCTTCCTTGCGGGGCTAGGTGTTGGATTGATAGACAGACCGGAAAGAATAAAAGAGTGGGTGAAATTCCGAGATCCGATAAGTCCAAATTCCGAAAACCAGAGGGTTTATGAGAAACAGTACTTGATTTTCCGCGAGCTCTATGAAAAAACGAAGGAAATAATGTGGAAGATGCACTAG
- a CDS encoding alpha-N-arabinofuranosidase — MQTSVKIWPRKIGKIDNMIYGHFTEHLGRCIYDGIYNEKSPKSDSRGFRRDVMDAVKNIKCPILRWPGGNFVSAYHWQDGIGPLEKRPQLLNYIWGGVESNKFGTDEFIEYCREINTEPYLAVSLGTATLDEAIAWLEYCNLDTPTKYAQMRKENGHPEPYGVKYWGIGNEVYGPWQVGHCSAAEYAEKLRQYTQFMKGVDPSIKVIAVGADNPGWDMTVLKHAGHLIDYISIHQYHGCDDYFGTVASVYYCEQRLKLLEGLIKHLRLDHVKISFDEWNIWYKISAEREGAEKRIVLLEEPYALKDGLFAAGIFAVMHRMANTVQMANLAQMVNALGMIKTKGDEMVLTPIYHAFDLFVNHTGRTVLDMAIGSETYEINSKTFVEGRNSFKLSDVPYVDGSATYNEDKNILSVALINYYQKDVEVSLDLSGIEVQKRAVQHILTGSAPDEMNDFDNPERIKLWSKELTSCSPKMTVKLDSMSASVIEFSLDGKL; from the coding sequence GTGCAGACATCTGTAAAAATCTGGCCTAGGAAGATCGGAAAAATTGACAATATGATTTACGGTCACTTCACAGAACATCTAGGAAGATGCATTTACGACGGTATCTATAACGAGAAATCTCCAAAATCAGATTCGAGGGGTTTCAGAAGGGACGTCATGGACGCCGTGAAGAACATAAAGTGCCCAATCTTAAGATGGCCTGGCGGAAACTTTGTGTCTGCCTACCACTGGCAAGACGGTATAGGCCCTCTCGAAAAGCGCCCGCAACTTCTCAATTACATCTGGGGAGGTGTGGAGTCAAACAAATTTGGGACTGATGAATTTATAGAGTATTGTCGCGAAATAAATACCGAACCATATCTGGCCGTTAGTCTCGGAACGGCGACTCTTGACGAAGCAATTGCCTGGCTTGAATACTGCAACCTCGACACCCCGACGAAATATGCTCAAATGAGAAAAGAAAATGGTCATCCGGAGCCCTACGGCGTTAAGTACTGGGGAATCGGGAACGAAGTATACGGACCCTGGCAGGTAGGCCATTGCAGTGCGGCCGAGTACGCAGAAAAACTCCGCCAGTACACTCAGTTCATGAAGGGTGTGGATCCGTCGATAAAGGTAATCGCAGTTGGAGCCGATAACCCCGGCTGGGACATGACTGTGTTGAAACATGCGGGACATCTGATAGATTACATCTCTATCCACCAGTATCACGGCTGCGATGACTACTTCGGTACCGTCGCATCTGTCTACTACTGTGAACAGAGACTCAAACTCCTGGAGGGGCTGATAAAACACCTGCGTTTGGATCATGTCAAGATCTCCTTTGATGAATGGAATATCTGGTACAAAATCAGCGCGGAAAGGGAAGGCGCAGAGAAGAGAATTGTGCTTCTGGAGGAACCCTACGCTTTGAAAGACGGTCTCTTTGCGGCAGGAATCTTCGCTGTTATGCATCGTATGGCAAATACAGTTCAAATGGCTAATCTTGCGCAAATGGTGAATGCTCTCGGCATGATAAAGACAAAAGGCGACGAAATGGTATTGACTCCTATCTATCATGCATTTGATCTATTTGTGAATCACACCGGAAGAACTGTCCTGGACATGGCGATTGGCTCAGAAACTTACGAAATAAACTCCAAGACATTCGTCGAGGGCCGAAACAGCTTCAAGCTCAGCGATGTTCCCTATGTTGATGGATCGGCCACCTATAACGAAGATAAGAATATTTTGAGCGTTGCCCTTATCAACTACTATCAGAAGGATGTAGAAGTCAGTCTCGATCTTTCGGGAATTGAGGTCCAGAAGAGGGCAGTACAGCATATATTGACGGGGTCTGCTCCCGATGAAATGAATGACTTTGACAATCCAGAACGAATAAAACTTTGGAGCAAAGAGCTTACCTCCTGCTCTCCGAAAATGACCGTGAAGCTGGATTCGATGTCGGCCAGTGTAATCGAGTTTTCCCTGGACGGAAAGCTCTAA
- a CDS encoding alpha-L-arabinofuranosidase C-terminal domain-containing protein codes for MKTATILLTFVLMMALVPVTLVANTDHVLTIDPSNLGPEISPFLYGIFFEDINHAVDGGLYAELVRNRSFEHKDPLEGWFAVFETGCQATFSIDSDLPLNENNLHYLSFDIASENKSVSLSNNGYDGIPLKKGKRYEFSAFIRGNSEYSGEIAVLLTDAKGNKIVEASLGSAFGAEWEKYSVEFEIPEDYGNSRLLLTLKGAGEVCLDMISLFPEENWNGMRVDLLNMLEELRPGFVRFPGGCLVEGDSLENAYRWKDTIGPVEERKANYNLWGYHQSYGIGFSEYLLLSERLEAEPIPIFNSGMSCQVRGAEYCPIDEMEEWITNVLDFIEFANGPQTSFWGSKRVELGHPEPFDVKYIGIGNENWGTEYYDRFPLFREAVKAKYPEIIIVFSGPPSYEGASFNRAWRWARENDVEILDEHMYAVPEWMLRNTERYDKYDRTGPKVMLGEYAAHAAGTRNSLQAAMAEAALMTGIERNSDIVIMAAYAPLFNRPGWSQWTPDLIWFDNTRVYGTPSYHVQKLFNENLGDVVIPSELTDENLEVIGYWFKSLYHVCVYDRETENLIIKIVNPWPEEKEVRVEIGEELKIKEQAEVILMTSDSVFDENTFQNPEKVLPKKYVLSGLSNEFTFTFAENSITILRLKAVGL; via the coding sequence ATGAAAACAGCCACCATTTTATTAACCTTTGTTCTCATGATGGCTCTTGTTCCGGTAACTCTCGTTGCGAATACAGATCATGTGCTGACAATAGACCCCAGCAATCTTGGTCCCGAAATAAGTCCCTTCCTCTACGGTATATTCTTTGAAGACATAAACCATGCAGTAGATGGCGGCCTGTACGCAGAATTGGTAAGAAATAGATCTTTCGAACACAAAGATCCTCTCGAAGGCTGGTTTGCAGTCTTTGAAACAGGTTGTCAGGCCACCTTCTCAATAGACTCGGACCTACCGCTGAATGAGAACAATCTGCATTACCTGAGTTTTGATATTGCATCGGAAAACAAATCCGTATCGCTCTCCAATAACGGTTACGACGGCATCCCTTTGAAGAAAGGGAAACGTTACGAGTTTTCCGCATTCATTCGAGGTAATTCGGAATACAGCGGTGAGATCGCTGTGCTACTCACGGATGCGAAGGGCAATAAAATCGTTGAGGCAAGCCTCGGCTCGGCTTTTGGCGCTGAGTGGGAAAAGTATTCGGTCGAATTCGAAATCCCCGAAGACTACGGCAATAGCAGGCTTCTACTAACATTGAAAGGGGCCGGCGAGGTCTGCCTGGACATGATTTCGCTTTTCCCTGAAGAGAACTGGAACGGCATGAGGGTAGATCTCCTCAATATGCTTGAAGAGCTTAGACCTGGTTTCGTAAGGTTTCCGGGCGGCTGCCTCGTTGAAGGTGACAGCCTGGAGAACGCCTATAGATGGAAGGATACAATTGGACCGGTAGAAGAGAGAAAAGCAAATTACAACCTCTGGGGCTATCACCAGTCATATGGAATCGGATTCTCCGAATATCTTCTTCTGTCGGAACGCCTAGAAGCTGAGCCCATACCGATCTTCAACTCGGGCATGTCCTGTCAGGTTCGAGGAGCCGAGTACTGTCCGATAGATGAGATGGAGGAATGGATTACTAATGTTCTTGACTTCATAGAGTTTGCAAATGGTCCGCAGACTTCATTCTGGGGCTCGAAGCGTGTCGAGCTTGGTCATCCAGAACCGTTCGATGTCAAGTACATAGGCATTGGAAACGAGAACTGGGGAACGGAGTATTACGATCGCTTCCCGTTGTTCAGAGAAGCTGTCAAAGCGAAATATCCTGAAATCATCATTGTGTTCAGCGGCCCGCCTTCATATGAAGGAGCTTCATTCAACCGGGCATGGAGATGGGCAAGAGAAAACGATGTCGAAATTCTTGACGAACATATGTACGCTGTTCCGGAATGGATGTTAAGAAACACCGAAAGATACGACAAGTACGACAGAACTGGTCCAAAGGTCATGCTCGGAGAATACGCAGCTCACGCGGCTGGGACAAGAAACTCCCTTCAAGCAGCAATGGCGGAAGCGGCCTTGATGACAGGCATTGAACGCAATTCAGACATAGTAATAATGGCGGCTTACGCGCCTCTATTCAACAGGCCGGGCTGGTCGCAGTGGACGCCGGACCTGATCTGGTTCGACAACACAAGAGTATATGGAACCCCAAGCTATCATGTTCAGAAACTCTTCAATGAGAATCTCGGAGATGTGGTCATACCTTCTGAACTTACTGACGAGAATCTCGAGGTTATCGGTTACTGGTTTAAGTCCCTGTACCACGTCTGCGTCTATGATCGTGAAACGGAGAACTTGATCATAAAGATTGTGAATCCATGGCCCGAAGAGAAAGAAGTCAGAGTCGAAATTGGCGAGGAATTGAAGATCAAGGAGCAGGCAGAAGTGATTCTGATGACTTCCGACAGCGTCTTCGATGAGAACACTTTCCAGAACCCTGAAAAGGTCCTGCCAAAGAAATATGTTCTATCGGGTCTATCAAACGAGTTTACTTTTACCTTTGCAGAAAATTCCATAACTATACTGAGATTGAAAGCAGTTGGCTTATAG
- a CDS encoding endo-1,4-beta-xylanase, whose translation MSRILKSFRRIGEEESAMTPRPCLLIILGLLICSLSFGSSVLPIDIDVSTFEERIESDRKVQVEIEIVDRDGEALENISVSAKQLSHEFYFGNAPEYLLYVYAQTSYNRGRRFGIRPLPEEDLQEYKRLYLELFNFATLPSFYWADYESTEGRIRLAEASKKIAQWLGENEVPVKGHTLVWGNPPSVGVPAWIEIKGRLGQWAEVREYLFSRVIREVEEFKDLIQYWDVVNEPIVQPWFDSIGSDYIAESFRIVKETDPDAITVLNEYGVLVNERTRRAFISRARQLINEGTPIDVIGAEAHIFTAQDLLGQLQSLESIYLAIDELAQLGKPIHISEFQIPLPAVIDAFNVSISEAEEIQAEIAKIFYKVFFSHPAVEVITYWNFYRAWQSGSGFLRDDLSIKPMYDELKRLIHEEWKTAAHLETDISGTVAFNGFAGKYEVSVESGAMSEKFIIEVKKNEKNEFTLILGQ comes from the coding sequence ATGTCTAGAATACTGAAGTCTTTTCGGAGAATTGGAGAAGAAGAGTCAGCAATGACCCCAAGGCCCTGTCTGCTAATAATCTTGGGCTTGCTAATATGCAGTCTATCTTTTGGAAGTAGTGTTTTGCCTATCGATATCGATGTAAGCACTTTCGAAGAAAGGATAGAGTCCGACAGAAAAGTACAGGTTGAGATAGAAATCGTAGATAGAGATGGAGAAGCGTTGGAGAACATTTCGGTGTCCGCCAAACAACTTTCACATGAGTTCTACTTCGGAAATGCTCCGGAATATCTGCTTTACGTATACGCCCAGACCAGTTATAACCGCGGAAGGAGATTCGGGATCAGGCCTCTGCCTGAGGAAGATCTCCAGGAGTATAAACGTTTGTATCTTGAGCTCTTCAACTTTGCCACTCTTCCCTCCTTCTACTGGGCAGACTATGAGTCCACTGAAGGAAGAATCCGATTGGCCGAAGCCTCGAAGAAAATCGCCCAATGGCTGGGTGAAAACGAAGTACCGGTTAAGGGTCACACACTTGTTTGGGGAAATCCGCCGAGCGTAGGCGTCCCCGCATGGATAGAAATAAAAGGAAGGCTCGGTCAATGGGCCGAAGTCCGCGAATACCTCTTTTCGAGAGTTATTAGGGAAGTCGAAGAGTTCAAGGATCTCATTCAGTACTGGGATGTCGTTAATGAGCCTATTGTTCAACCCTGGTTCGACTCGATAGGTTCGGACTATATTGCAGAGTCGTTTAGAATCGTTAAGGAAACCGATCCCGACGCCATTACAGTTCTAAATGAATACGGGGTGTTGGTTAATGAACGGACCAGGCGAGCCTTCATTTCGAGAGCCCGGCAACTCATAAATGAAGGAACTCCAATAGATGTGATTGGGGCCGAAGCGCATATCTTCACTGCTCAGGACCTGCTTGGTCAGCTTCAATCCTTGGAAAGCATATATCTTGCGATTGACGAGCTGGCTCAGCTGGGAAAACCTATTCATATATCGGAGTTTCAGATTCCTCTCCCCGCCGTGATAGATGCTTTCAACGTCTCAATAAGTGAGGCCGAGGAGATACAGGCCGAGATCGCCAAAATATTCTATAAAGTCTTCTTCAGCCATCCAGCAGTGGAGGTAATAACGTACTGGAATTTCTACAGGGCATGGCAGTCAGGCAGCGGATTTCTGCGCGATGATCTCTCGATAAAACCGATGTATGATGAGTTGAAGAGGCTTATTCATGAAGAATGGAAAACAGCTGCCCATCTCGAGACGGATATTTCGGGCACAGTGGCTTTCAACGGTTTTGCTGGCAAGTACGAAGTCTCGGTAGAAAGCGGGGCGATGTCAGAGAAATTCATTATCGAAGTGAAGAAAAACGAGAAGAATGAATTCACCCTTATTCTCGGGCAATGA
- a CDS encoding carbohydrate ABC transporter permease: MTSTVAKNKKKLSKRVTALIITVLLWVFAAFWFAPIFWMLSTSMKSTTLAVIETPPQWIPKNPTTENYQIIFAPSGGLSLIKATLNSVIVAVSSTLATLVLSIPAAYALSRLRFRGRMFIFWIYVAVLAFPAVLFLIPHFFIINGMGLSNSYLSLILPGLGGTFGVFLLRQYMLDIPKELEDAAWIDGCSKFRFLISIVIPYIKPAMLVLSLMTFLGSWNSFLWPLLILSKSDKFTLPIALIRFSAGWGDPYRGIGPMMAGAFFSVAPSLIIFIAFHRYLMKGISLGSLGKE, encoded by the coding sequence ATGACTTCTACGGTTGCAAAAAACAAGAAGAAACTGAGCAAACGGGTGACTGCACTGATTATTACTGTTCTTCTCTGGGTCTTTGCAGCTTTCTGGTTTGCGCCAATTTTCTGGATGTTGTCAACTTCAATGAAGTCAACGACGCTTGCTGTAATTGAGACTCCCCCTCAGTGGATACCCAAAAACCCTACAACTGAGAACTATCAGATTATCTTCGCGCCCTCTGGGGGCCTTTCACTGATCAAAGCAACTCTCAACAGCGTGATTGTTGCGGTGAGCTCCACTCTTGCAACGCTGGTTCTGTCAATCCCGGCCGCTTATGCTCTATCTCGATTGAGATTTAGAGGACGAATGTTCATCTTCTGGATTTATGTCGCTGTCCTGGCCTTCCCCGCCGTTCTCTTTCTAATACCTCATTTCTTCATAATAAACGGTATGGGTTTATCTAATTCCTACCTTTCCCTGATCTTGCCTGGCCTTGGGGGAACATTCGGGGTATTTCTCTTAAGGCAGTACATGCTAGACATACCCAAAGAGCTGGAGGATGCTGCATGGATAGATGGGTGTTCTAAGTTCAGGTTTCTGATAAGCATCGTGATTCCGTACATTAAGCCCGCGATGCTCGTTCTTTCCCTGATGACGTTTCTTGGTTCCTGGAACAGCTTCCTATGGCCGCTGTTGATCTTGAGCAAGTCGGATAAATTCACCTTGCCTATAGCACTGATAAGATTCAGCGCGGGGTGGGGAGATCCTTATAGAGGAATAGGACCAATGATGGCGGGAGCTTTCTTCTCTGTCGCCCCATCTTTGATAATTTTCATCGCATTCCACAGATACTTGATGAAAGGAATCTCCCTGGGATCTCTTGGAAAGGAGTAG
- a CDS encoding carbohydrate ABC transporter permease, which translates to MTQSHSKSPKRFRRELGSWLFLLPHLFFFALFVVVPLVFGLIISFFNWSLLKDNVFIGFDNYIRTWNDSRFWPTVQHTVIFAIISVPLTIIVAILFAHILKKKRFGQLWLLIAFVSPAFFGSVGILSSWKWIFASFPSGLANFYLNKAGFIENAVSWFGSTSVAWGVIILVTVWWIVGFSILLYLGALQRIPPEQYESAKLDGAGPWKRFIYITLPWIRSVLFFDVVRQAILAFGLFDQAYILSVGGPAGTTRTLVYYLYLVGFERQDFGRAAAISWYIFAIVLIFAVIQLVLVTKSIRSTEG; encoded by the coding sequence TTGACACAATCACATTCTAAATCACCTAAACGATTCCGAAGGGAGTTAGGATCGTGGTTGTTCCTTCTCCCTCACCTGTTCTTCTTCGCTCTATTTGTTGTAGTTCCGCTGGTTTTTGGTCTCATAATTAGCTTTTTCAACTGGAGCCTTCTCAAAGATAACGTCTTTATCGGTTTTGACAATTACATTCGAACGTGGAACGATTCGAGATTTTGGCCCACTGTTCAGCATACGGTGATCTTCGCGATAATCAGCGTTCCGCTCACGATAATCGTGGCAATCTTATTTGCCCACATACTCAAGAAAAAGAGATTCGGTCAACTCTGGCTCCTCATAGCGTTTGTGTCGCCGGCTTTCTTTGGATCGGTAGGAATTCTCAGTTCCTGGAAGTGGATATTTGCCTCATTCCCTTCGGGTCTGGCCAATTTCTATTTGAATAAGGCTGGGTTCATTGAAAACGCAGTTTCATGGTTCGGAAGTACTTCCGTCGCGTGGGGCGTGATTATTCTGGTTACCGTCTGGTGGATTGTGGGATTCAGCATTTTGCTCTATCTAGGGGCTCTTCAAAGAATCCCGCCGGAGCAGTACGAATCTGCCAAACTCGATGGTGCCGGTCCCTGGAAGAGGTTCATCTACATTACATTGCCGTGGATCAGGAGCGTGCTTTTCTTTGACGTGGTTCGCCAGGCAATACTGGCATTTGGACTGTTCGACCAGGCCTATATTTTGTCAGTCGGAGGCCCCGCAGGAACGACCCGTACACTGGTCTATTACCTTTACCTTGTGGGATTTGAAAGACAGGATTTCGGAAGGGCCGCAGCGATTTCCTGGTATATATTTGCGATCGTACTGATATTTGCGGTGATTCAGCTCGTTCTGGTCACCAAATCGATACGATCGACGGAGGGGTGA